The Catellatospora citrea DNA segment CGCATCTCCGCCGCCGCGTTCGCCGCTGACAAGGTCCGACTCGTCTCCGCCCACGGCGACATCGAGACCATCACCCGGCTCCGTCGATGATCATCCGCCGCGCACGGATGGGCGACATCGACACCATCCTTGACTGGCGCACGCAGCGCGCGGCATGGCTGGCCGAGCGCGGTCAGGCCCAATGGCAGACCCCGTGGCCGCGCTGGGCCGTCGCCGCAGCCATCCAAGCAGGGCAGACCTGGCTGGCCTACGAGGGCGACACCGCGGCGGCGTCGATAACGCTGACTGCGTACACCGACCTCGACGGGCTGTGGAAGTCCGACCGCGCACCGGACGCCGACACCCTCTGGCACCCCGCCGACGATCCGGGCAACGCCCTCTACGCCTCGAAGATGATGGTCCCCCTCGCGTACTCCGGTTCCGGACTGGGTTCCGAACTGCTCGACTGGGCTGCCGGACGCGCCTACGACGCCGGAGTCCTCTGGCTGCGCCTCGATGCCTGGACCACCAACGCGGACCTGCACGCTTACTACGTCGCGCTCGGATTCGAGCACGTCCGCACCGTCGCCAGCCGCGCATCCGGCGCCTGCTTCCAGCGCCCGGCCCAGCCGTACCACGGAACACGCCTCAAAGAGGATTCATGACTGTGGCTCGCGCCCGCCAAGGTTGGCGGCGCGTGTCTCCAGGCGTTGGGCTGCGGTGAGTCCGCGTCGGCGGTAGACGGCGAGGTTGGCGCGCATGATGGTGATCGCGTCGCGGGTGCGAGCAGAGCGGATGCCGGTCATGCCGTCCAGGGCGCTGTTCCAGGTCTGGCAGGCGGCTTCGACGTTGCCTTGGGCACACTGGGTTTCGGCGAGGTCGGCCAGGGTAAGAGCGTGGATGCGCGGGTGGGTGGCCGCATTCCAGCAGCGGGCCGAGCGTCGTAGCTGCTCCTCGGCGGCTTTCAGATCGCCCATCGCCTGGAGCGCCTTGCCGGACTGGTTGGCCAGACGTGCTTCGGCCGGCCCGCCCAGCGACGCCCACTCAGGTGCCGCGTCGCCGAGACTGCGATCAAGGAGCCGTTCCGCCGTCGAGAGCGCCGAGCGTGCTTCCTGACTGCTGCCGTCTGCGGCGTGAGCGCGAGCGGCGGTCAGCCAGAACAGGCTCTCGGTGTCCGGGTCGACACGACCCTTCACCCGGTCGAGTGCCGCGTCGGCCAGGTCCACGCAGTGCTCCCGTAGTCCGAGGTCCATCGCCTGGTGGGCGAGGATGCGCAGCCCGTACGCGGCGTGCGCATGCGGGTCGGCCTCGGACGCCAGCTGGTAGGAGTGCAGGTAGTAACGCTGCGCGAGACCCGAGTACCCCAGGTCGTGGGCCTTCCACCCGGCAAGGTACGCCAGCTGCGCGGCTGCGCCGAACATCGACTTGCGCAGTGCCTCGGTGGCGAACGAGCCACCCAGGAAGGCCGTCACATCGGTGGTCAGGTACTCGACGACGGCACTGCGGGCGTGCCCGCCGCCGAGGCGTTCGTCGGCGGCGTTGAACGCGACCGTCATCTGCCGTACCGCGTCGATCTCGCCCTGCCCGACCGCGACCGTCGGACGGGCGCGTGCGGCGTGCGCGCGTGCGGCGATCTCCGGCTGCTGTAGCGGCAGCACGAGTGCGGCGACCGAGTATGCGGCGCCCGAGATCAGCGTGCGGCGGTCCACGTCCGCCCGCCCGAGTCGCGCGACGGCTGCGACCGGGTCGCCGGGCAGGGCCGCCGGGTCGTAGATCGGTTCATCGCCTGAGCGTAGCCCGAGATCCGCCGGTGTGAGTGGACGCGCGAGCCGTCGCGACAGCGCTTCGGCCAGGTAGCCGGCGGTTCGGGGCTGCGGGCGTGTCCCGGCGACCCAGTGCGCCACCGCCGACTTGTTGGCTCTGAGCGTGTGGTCGCCGTTCTCGGCGGCGATGTGGCACAACGACCGTGCCAACGCCTCATAGGAGACTCCGGCCTGCGCGATCAGCAGTTGGAGTCGGTCGTTGGGTGCGGTTTTGGCGCTCACGCGTCCGCCCTTTCAGGAACCAGCTTCATCAACATGGTTAAACCCGTGAAACGTCCGCACCTGCCCGCAAGCCTACAAGCCGGCCGTGTGCGGCGGATGACTGTGTGTAGGGCAATCGCACCCGCCCGGAACGACGCGGCGGCCGGACATATCCCATGGCACCGGCCGCCGCGTCCCATCACCACGCCAGGGGAGGGCACGGTCATGGGCAAGGCGCTGGACGCCGAGCAGTTCGCCGCGTACGCCCGGCGGCAGATCCACGCCGCCCTCGACATCCTCGACCGCCACCACACGGACGTGCTCGGACTATGTGCGTGCGGCAGGCCGCAACCGTGCTCGGTGGTGGCTACCTGCCACCACGCGATCGCCCACTACCAGGCCAAGCTGGCTGTGGTCGGGGCAACCCAGCCGCTGCGGCTCGTCGCACGACGTCCGGTGGCGGCCCCCGCCGCGGTGCCGCGGCTGGGTTCCGCGTGGACGTGAGGTCGTCGGCGGATCGTGCATCATCGGCAGATGCTCGTCGAGGTAGAGAGTTTCGAGAATCATCCACCGAGCCTGCTCTTGGCTCGGATCCACACGCCGGTCGGTCGTGCCACGGTCGTGTGGTGTGGTGATCGGGATGCCGTTCCCGGCAGCTTTCATGTCGAGTGGACTGTGGACGCTGTGCTCGGCTGGGGGCGTAATGCGAGGCCGTCAGCTGTGCACGAGCCGGGTGTGGGCGCGGACGGACACGGTGTGATGCTCCGCGGCAAGCTCGGCCGCCTGGCGGACGGAGTCACCGTGCTGGACCGCGACGACCGCGCGCGGCCCTTCCAGGGCAGCGTGCTCCGTACTCCCGATCTCGTCGGCTGCCGATGAACCTGAAACTCTGTGCTCCTGCCGTTGGCTGGAACGCCCGGCGTGGGTCGGAGGCAGCAGGTTTGCTGACTTGCTGCTGGCTCACAGCGGGTGCCGAACGCTTCGCCTCGAACGCGCCCATGCCTGGAGGCGGCGGGGCCGGTGGGGAATGGCGAGATCGAGAGGGCATAGTACGTCAGCATGGGTGAGTCGTTCGCTTGGGCGAAGCCAGCAGTCGGGCTCCGCGGCCAGCTCCCGCCCGACGTTGTCGCGATGATCGACGGTGTGGGGTCCGAGCTTGCGTTGGACGCTGACGTGGAGGCTGTCGTCGCGGCACTTCACGCGCGAGGGCTCGGCTTCCTCTACTGCATAGTGGGCGTCATGGCGATATCGGGTGTATCCCTGGGCGACGCGAAGTGGCTGGTCCATGGAAGCGGCAGTCTTGCTGAGAGTCGAGCCGACCGTGAAGCTGGATGGGCAGCCATGTATGAGGAGGTACTGACCATGCCTGAGGTTACGCAGCAGGCCCGGCCTCCGGCCTGATCGCATTCTGCGGACGTTGAAGCGGAGCGGTTTGCACGCCATTCCGAGCCTGCCGCCATGTCTCCGGTCATCCCCTACCGGGGGTCGCGAGTTTCCGACAATTGCCGGCCATCGTCGGCGTTTCACATCTCGACGTGCCCTCGCTATGCCCCAGGAGGCGGGCATGTTGGGCAGCCAGCGCTAGGACGCCCGAGATTCGATCTCCGCGCGCAGGCTGGGGAACTCGGTTCTGGCCTCGTCGAGCGATGAGAAGTACCACTCGATGATGCCGTTGCTGCCATAGTCCGCCCACACGCACATGGCCGTCTCGCCGTTCTTGCCGGACACCCGGCCGCATCTGGCGACGCCGCCGAGCGGGCCGGGATCGGCCTGACTGAAGTCCATCACCGTGTAGCCCCGCTTCCGCACCGACAGGAGCAGATTGGTCACGGCCCTTTCCGGCGACCTGATGGCACCGGCAGCGGCGAACGCCATCACCGCGTTCTCGTCCAGCGTGGTGCCGTAGGTCTCCAGGACGACGGCGGTCGCGCCGTCGGCGAACGCTTCGTCGACACCTGGCCTGGCCCACGTGTCGTCCGTGGTCTTGGCTCGGCCACCGAGCGTGTCCGGCGGGCGCACCGTCACAGCGGGGCCGGCCGCCGGGGCGGCGGCGAGATCCCGGATGAATCCGACGACCGCGGCACCCAGTCCGAGGACGACGAGTACGACGAAGAGGCGAAGACCGATCGACCGCCGCGTCCGGGGTTCGTCGTGGTACGTGCGTGACGGCACCGCCGCGGGTAGGTCGGTCGGTATGAGGGCGGTCATGTCTCTCCTTGGGCCGAGGCGGGCGGCGGTCATCGTAGCCACTGGCCGGCATGGGCTGGGATCGAGCTGCTCCCCTGGTCGAGCGTGGAAGTGCCCTCACTGCTGGGTAATCGCCTAGATCAACATCCCTGACCTCGGCTCGCAGGGCGATCGTGGTACGGCCGACGGAACCGACGCTGCCAGGGGTTGGAGGCCGCGGATAACATGACGGCTCGCTCAGGGAGGCGGCATGACAGAGGCGTTGAGTCCGGGTCAGCGCAAGCTCGCCCTGGCGCTCATGACGGTGCTGCCGCTCATGGTCTTGCTCGGTGACTACGCAACGCTACTGTTCACGTACTGGCTCCTCGTGCCGGTGGCTCCAGACGCGCTCGGCGAGGTAGCGGCCAACAGCGGGAAGTGGGCGCTGTTGGTGGCGTTACTAGCGATACCGTTCGCAGGCAATTGGCTGCAGTTGACGCGTCACATGCGGTGGCTGTTGGTGCGCGGCGAGCTGCCTCCTCAAGAGCGCGCCGGAGCCCTCGGCGGCGGGTCCGCGCTCTGGGCCGCGCTGGGAGTCCTCGGTATCGCTGTCGCGTCATGGATCGTCTTCGCCTTCATCGCCCGGCTACCATTCACCTCCGAGCTCCTGCTGCTCATTGCGGTCTCCGCCGGGGCGTCCTATCTGCTGCCTGCTTCGATCGGATGGGTTTTCCGCTTGATGCGTTGGCTGGGCCGAGCCTTGTTCGGCCAGTTGCGCCGTCTGGCTGAAGCCTCCGACGAGCTCGATCGACAGACTCGGCCAGACGCTGCTCCGGGTGCACCAATGGAGTACCCATCCCCTCCTGAGGTGTGGCGGCCGCCGACAGAACCGACGTGACCGAGTCGGATCCGTATCCTCAGGTCGGGAAGCCGTCGCGTGGCACGTATCCTGGTCTGTGACTTTGACTGGCGTACGTAGCCGGCGGTGCGCGGCTGCGATGGCCGCTACGTCCGGCAGTGGCGAGCCGGCCGACAAGTCCTGGCCAGCCAGCCCTGTCGATGCTGGGTGGTTTCCTGGTCGGCTGCCCGCGGCCGCGTCTGCGGAGCCGCGCTGTGCGGTGCGTACCCGGCTGCGGGTCGATCACCTCGGCTGAGCATGGCATGCGCGGAAACGTGGACGGTGCCTCTCGGCAGCGTCACCGCGTTGCCGGTCGCATGGACGGCCGACACGGGCGGCGTCGCGCGGTCGCGGAAGTGCCCGAGCGCCGTCAGCACGAGGCCTGCGGCAGCCCAGTTGACGAGGATCCACAGTGGCTGGGCGGCACCGGCGCCGTCGAAGAACGCGACTGAGCGGAGCAAGCCGGCGCCTGCGCCGGGGGGCAGGAAATGGCCGATCGTTCCCCATGGCGCAGGCAGCAGTTCCGGTGCCGTGGCGAGGCCGGAGATCGGATTGCCGGAGAAGAACACCAGCAGCGCGCCGAGGCCGATCCCGGCTTTGCCGAGCACCGCGCCGAGGCCCGCGACGGTGGCGCTGACGGCGAGCGCGAGCAGGGCGATCGCGCCCGCCGTGGCCAGGTAGGAGCCGGTGAGCACGCCGATGCCGTGCATCGCGCCGGCAGCGATCCCGCCCGCGAGAACAGCGAAGAGGATTTGCCCGGCGACCCGCAGGCGATGCGATCTGACGAGGAACAGCAGCGCCACACCGCAGGCGAGGCTGGTCAGCAGTAGTGGCAGGAAGGCAGCGCTCAACCCCGCGCCGCGCGGGTCGTCGACCGGCGATGCGACGACATCGGTCACGGTGACCGGGTGGTCGTCGTCCATCTCGCGGGCGGCCTGGCTGACCAGGTTGGACACGGTCGGGCTGGCGGCCGACGCGACGTGCAGGCTGACCCCGGTCGGTTCGACGATGAAGGCGGCATAGGCGAACCGACTACGCAGGTCCGCATCGGCCGCCGTGGCGTCGGGCACGGTGTAGATGTCGAACGCGCCGGGCCGCGCGGTGCGCAACTGGTCGACGACGGCTGCGGTCGCCTGGGTCGAGCCGGCGACGATCACCGGCAGGTCGCGTGGGGCGGCCTTTTGGGTCGGCCAGGCGAACCACATGACGAGCAACGCCTGAAGCAGCACCATGCCGGTGACCAGGACGCTGGCACGAGCCAGTGGCTTCGGCTTGCGGGACATCTCTTCTCCTCACGAGCAGGCGGCCTCCCGGGCACATCGCTGTGACCTTCCCCGCAGCGGCAAACGCATTCAACGTCGTCACGCGATACGGTATCACTCAAGACTGTTTCATTCGCTACTAACTAAATCTATGAGCAGATTGTGAGGAAGGCAACTAATGCGGCAACCGACCGGGCCATGGCGTCGTCGACCGTGTCCCGTCGGGCCGACGGGGGCGACGATCGTCGATCTCAGGTCTCGAGGGTCGGACTGAAGATCAAGATGAGGGATGGATGAACCGGGTCAACAGATCAACCAGCTGTTCGAGCTCGCCCGGCTCCAGCGCGGCAACCAGGCGATCGGTCATCGGCTTCGCGGCCACCTGAGCTGCGTCGAGAAGTTCGAGGCCCTGCGGAGTGATCTCCACTGCCCGCACCCGTCGGTCACCCGGAACGGACTTTCGTACGGCCAGCCCCATGCGCTCGAGATCATCGACCACCCGCATGACTCCCGCCTTGTCCGACCCCGTCGCGGTGCCCAGGTCCCGCTGGACAGTGGCCCCGCGGTTGACAAGCACGATCAGTACGGACAGGTGGCGCAACTCGATGCCGAGCGGCCGAAGGGCCTCCGTCATCGCCGTCGCCGAGCGCCAGTGGGCCTGACGCAACAGCAGGCCGAGCGCGAAAGGCGCGGCATCTGCACCGCGACCGGCCACAAGCGAAGGGGCGGTGGGGTGGGGGCCGTCGGCGGTCATGGAGGCATACTACCTACTGTCATTTCACTCGAAACGGTATCGTTTGAGATTACATTGGCGACGGTCCGAGGCTGCGACGGAGTCCGCGGATTGCCTCATCGTCCCACTGCAGCAAGAACTCGACCGGGATCGTGATCCGCGCTGCGGCGTCGGTGAGCCAGTCGCTAGGTCACACCTCGTCGGTGGGCGCATCAGAATCGCGGCAGAAGTCGCGCCGGCCGGCCATCACGCTGCTCCAGTCGGGTAAGGAGTGACGGTCTGCCAGATCTGCTCGAACTGGTCGGCGAACGAGCGGAAGGCTGTCGCCGGCACTCGTTTACCTACCGCACGGCGGCCTTCAGCCGTTGCCAGCCCGTGACCAGGCGGGCGCCGTTGTCGCGCAGGGCCACGCCGAACCGGGTGGCCGGCACCATGAGCGTCGCGGCCGTCGCGAACCCGTTCTGCCGGGGCGCGGTGAGCTTGCGGTGCTCGTGCTCGTAGGCCTTCAGGCCCTGCTCGGGACGGTCGCGGTGCTCGGCCAGCGTCCGGGCGAGCGTGTACGCCCCCGCCATCGCCAAACTCGACCCCTCGCCGAACAGCGACACCGAGGATGCGGCATCGCCGAGCAGCCCGATGCGCCCCCGGGACCAGGTGTCGAGGCGTACCTGGCTGACGGTGTCGAAGTAGAGGTCTCCGGCATCGCGTACGCGCTCGATCAGCTCGGGCACGAGCCAGCCGCCGCCCGCGTACGCCTGCTCGACGATGCGCTTGTGCTGGGCCGTGTCGCGATGGTCGTAGCCGGGCACGGGCCTGCCGCGCCAGATGAGCGCCGCGATGCCGCCGTCGCCGCGCACGGGATGGACCGAGGCGAGGCGGCCGGGCATGCCGTACAGCAGCACGTCGGTCGTCGGATTGAGCTCGCGCTCGACGGGCAGGGTGGCGACGTAGAGCCCGCGGTGCGTGACGAAGTCCGTCTCCGGTCCCCAGACGAGCCTGCGGACCGTCGAATGCTGTCCGTCGGTGCCGATGACGAGGTCGAACCGCCGCGGCGCACCACGCTCGAAGGTGACGTCGACTCCGCTGCCGTCCTGGCTGAGGGCGGAGATGGAGTCGCCGTAGACGATCTCGGCGCTGCCGCTCACGGCGTCGGTGATGATCGCGGCCAGGTCGGCTCGGGGCACCTCGACCTCGGCGGCCCGGTTGACCGACAGGTCGACGCGGCTCTTGCGCCGTCCCTGCGCGTCGACGAAGGCGAGGCCGGTCGTCGCGGTGGCGGCCGCGCGCAGCCGGGGGAGCAGGCCCATCTTCTCGGCGACGGGGAATGCCGGTCCGCGTACGTCGACGGGGTTGCCGCTGGAGCGCTGGCCGGCGGCGCGCTCGACGATCGTCGGCGTGAATCCGTTGCGGGCGAGCCAGTACGCGAGGGTCGGGCCGGCCACGCCGGCGCCGGAGATGAGTACGGTCTGCGTCATGGGTTGACTGTATGACCGAATTTGAAATCTGGTCAACTGTTAAGGTGTCGGTGTGATGGCACGCACCGACCGTGAGACGAAGATCCTCGATGTCGCTGCCGGCATGCTGGTCCGGCACGGCTACCGCCGCGTCACCATCGACGACGTCGCGGTCGCCGCCGGCATCGGCAAGGGCACCGTCTACCTGCACTGGAAGACGCGCGAGCAGCTGTTCGGCGCCGTGTTCGCCCGCGAGGTGCACGGCGCGATCGCCGACCTGGTGACCGCCCTGCGCGCCGACCCCGCGGTCGCGCTGCTGCACCGCTTCGCCGCCGAGTTCTTCCTGGCGATCATGCGCCGCCCGCTGCTGCACGGCATGGTGATCGGCGACGTGCAGATGTGGGGCAAGCTCATCGGGTCCGAGGCCGGCTACGACGGCGGTCGGCACAACGCCATGATGACGTCCTATGTGGGGGTTCTGGCCGCGCGACACCTGGTGCGTGCGGACATGACGACCCCGGAGCTGACCTACGCCTTCCAGTCCGTGTTCGAGGGCTTCATCTACGCCGAGCGCACGGCCGGTTCATCGGGTACGCCCGACGACCGGGCGAAGCTGCTGTCGGCCACGGTCGAGTCGGCGTTCTCCCAGCCGGGCACTCCCGACGCCGCACTCGCGGATGAGGTCGCCGCTCTGCTGTCCGACCTCGCCTGATCCGCACCGGTCGGAGGTCGGCTGCGACCGCCGGCAGTTTGCGGTTGCCCATCACGACGTGCGACGTGCTCGTGCTGCGCGGACGCAGCCGCATCCGGGGTTCAGCAACAGATCAACATTAGCTGCGTAGCAGGTCAGAGGGCCGCACTGGCGCATTCTCAGGTTCTCGGACGGCGCCCCGCCGGCGCTGATAGTTTCCGAAGGATTGCCTAGGTAGGAAGGGTGCGAACATGTCCCACCACCTCGATACCCCGCTTGCCCGGCAGAACGGGCGCCTTTATATCGATGATCTTTATGTCTTCCAGGGCGACGCATCCACCGTCTTCATCGTCGACGTCAACTCGACGATCACCGGGCCGGACGTGCAGGCGGGTCTGCACCCGGAGGCGCGCTACGAGTTCAAGGTCCACGTCGACGACGGCGCCTTCGAAGAGCTGACGCTGCGCATCGCCGCCGACGGCGAGCCCGACGCCGACGGCAGACAGACCTTCACGGTACGGAGTCTCACCGGCGACGAGGCGCGTGACGACAGCG contains these protein-coding regions:
- a CDS encoding MarR family winged helix-turn-helix transcriptional regulator, with product MTADGPHPTAPSLVAGRGADAAPFALGLLLRQAHWRSATAMTEALRPLGIELRHLSVLIVLVNRGATVQRDLGTATGSDKAGVMRVVDDLERMGLAVRKSVPGDRRVRAVEITPQGLELLDAAQVAAKPMTDRLVAALEPGELEQLVDLLTRFIHPSS
- a CDS encoding tetratricopeptide repeat protein, whose protein sequence is MSAKTAPNDRLQLLIAQAGVSYEALARSLCHIAAENGDHTLRANKSAVAHWVAGTRPQPRTAGYLAEALSRRLARPLTPADLGLRSGDEPIYDPAALPGDPVAAVARLGRADVDRRTLISGAAYSVAALVLPLQQPEIAARAHAARARPTVAVGQGEIDAVRQMTVAFNAADERLGGGHARSAVVEYLTTDVTAFLGGSFATEALRKSMFGAAAQLAYLAGWKAHDLGYSGLAQRYYLHSYQLASEADPHAHAAYGLRILAHQAMDLGLREHCVDLADAALDRVKGRVDPDTESLFWLTAARAHAADGSSQEARSALSTAERLLDRSLGDAAPEWASLGGPAEARLANQSGKALQAMGDLKAAEEQLRRSARCWNAATHPRIHALTLADLAETQCAQGNVEAACQTWNSALDGMTGIRSARTRDAITIMRANLAVYRRRGLTAAQRLETRAANLGGREPQS
- a CDS encoding FAD-dependent monooxygenase, which produces MTQTVLISGAGVAGPTLAYWLARNGFTPTIVERAAGQRSSGNPVDVRGPAFPVAEKMGLLPRLRAAATATTGLAFVDAQGRRKSRVDLSVNRAAEVEVPRADLAAIITDAVSGSAEIVYGDSISALSQDGSGVDVTFERGAPRRFDLVIGTDGQHSTVRRLVWGPETDFVTHRGLYVATLPVERELNPTTDVLLYGMPGRLASVHPVRGDGGIAALIWRGRPVPGYDHRDTAQHKRIVEQAYAGGGWLVPELIERVRDAGDLYFDTVSQVRLDTWSRGRIGLLGDAASSVSLFGEGSSLAMAGAYTLARTLAEHRDRPEQGLKAYEHEHRKLTAPRQNGFATAATLMVPATRFGVALRDNGARLVTGWQRLKAAVR
- a CDS encoding GNAT family N-acetyltransferase, coding for MGDIDTILDWRTQRAAWLAERGQAQWQTPWPRWAVAAAIQAGQTWLAYEGDTAAASITLTAYTDLDGLWKSDRAPDADTLWHPADDPGNALYASKMMVPLAYSGSGLGSELLDWAAGRAYDAGVLWLRLDAWTTNADLHAYYVALGFEHVRTVASRASGACFQRPAQPYHGTRLKEDS
- a CDS encoding TetR/AcrR family transcriptional regulator → MARTDRETKILDVAAGMLVRHGYRRVTIDDVAVAAGIGKGTVYLHWKTREQLFGAVFAREVHGAIADLVTALRADPAVALLHRFAAEFFLAIMRRPLLHGMVIGDVQMWGKLIGSEAGYDGGRHNAMMTSYVGVLAARHLVRADMTTPELTYAFQSVFEGFIYAERTAGSSGTPDDRAKLLSATVESAFSQPGTPDAALADEVAALLSDLA